In Kwoniella newhampshirensis strain CBS 13917 chromosome 2, whole genome shotgun sequence, one DNA window encodes the following:
- a CDS encoding mitochondrial 37S ribosomal protein uS17m — translation MPYHPNHIFKGVVTKVGVMRKTATVTVERIFEHPKILKEIKRHKKYLVHDENEVARLEDKVTIIHGARTSRHKAFRLHSILSRDTRRYPGEPIPSVIAEPSLKPRKERRRVGTEAETAPNSTKTTTGGRAGQETTAGGVLDALKELKDGVVGSMTR, via the exons ATGCCATACCATCCCAACCACATCTTCAAAGGTGTCGTCACCAAAGTCGGTGTGATGAGAAAGACAGCGACAGTGACT GTCGAACGGATATTCGAACATCCAAAGATcctcaaggagatcaagagacATAAAAAGTATCTTGTTCACGATGAGAATGAAG TCGCTCGGTTAGAGGACAAAGTCACCATCATTCACGGAGCCCGAACGTCCCGTCACAAAGCATTCAGACTACactccatcctctctcggGATACGCGGAGATACCCCGGCGAACCTATCCCCTCCGTGATCGCTGAACCGAGTCTGAAACcgagaaaagagagaaggagagtcGGAACGGAGGCTGAGACCGCGCCCAactcgacgaagacgacaacAGGAGGTCGTGCGGGACAGGAGACGACGGCAGGGGGGGTGCTCGACGCTCTGAAAGAGTTGAAAGATGGTGTGGTGGGAAGCATGACAAGATGA